The Paracoccus sp. TOH sequence AACGCGCTGACCAACCCGGCGACGAACAGCTACAAGCGCCTGATCCCCGGCTTCGAGGCCCCGGTTCTGCGCGCCTATTCGGCCCGCAACCGCTCGGGCTGCGTGCGTATTCCGTGGACGGAATCGCCCAAGGCCAAGCGCGTCGAGGCGCGTTTCCCCGATCCGGCCGCGAACCCCTATCTCGCCTTCGCGGCGCTGCTGATGGCCGGCCTCGACGGCATCAAGAACAAGATCGACCCCGGCCCGGCCTCGGACAAGGATCTCTACGACCTGCCGCCCGAGGAGCTGGCCGAGATCCCGACCGTCTGCGGCAGCCTGCGCGAGGCGCTGGAAGAGCTGGAAAAGGACATGGACTTCCTGCTCGCCGGCGACGTTTTCACCCGCGACCAGCTGGAAGGCTACATCAAGCTGAAATGGGAAGAGGTCTATGCCTATGAGCACACCCCGCATCCCATCGAATATGCGATGTATTACAGCTGCTGATCCGCAGCCGCGACAATGACGGAAAGCCGCCCCTCGGGGCGGCTTCTCCATGGCCGGCAGGCCCGGCACGGCTTGCCCTCGCCCCGAGCGGCTGCGGCGCGTCCCCCCTTTCGGTCGGAGCGGGGAAGGCGACCGCCCGTGCCGGGCCCAGGCTGCGCGCACCCCGCGCCCTTCTCCCCGGCTCTCCGTGTTTCCGGACACGTTCCGGCCGCGCCCGGCCCCGCGGCGCGGACCCGCTCACGCCGGCCGTCGTCAGACGCCCTGTGTACGCCCGGTGTACGCCCGCTGTACGCCCGGCGATGGAAGATTTGCGACAGCCCCTTCCCGCCGCCCCGGACCGCCGCACCCTTTGGTTGCGGCCTCGGGGGCAAGCCGCTAAAAGCCCCGCAAACCCAAGGAGCTTCCGATGATCCCGCGCTATGCCCGCCCCGAAATGGTCGCCATCTGGTCGCCCGAGACCAAGTTCCGCATCTGGTACGAGATCGAGGCCCATGCCTGCGACGCCCAGGCCGATCTGGGGGTGATCCCGCGCGAGAATGCCGAGGCGGTCTGGAAGGCCAGGGATGTCGAGTTCGACGTCGCCCGCATCGACGAAATCGAGGCGGTGACCAAGCATGACGTCATCGCCTTCCTGACCCATCTGGCCGAGCATATCGGCGCCGAGGAGGCGCGTTTCGTCCACCAGGGCATGACCAGCTCGGACGTGCTGGACACCACGCTGAACGTGCAGCTGGTGCGCGCCGCCGACATCCTGCTGGCCGACATGGACAAGGTGCTGGCCGCGCTGAAGAAACGCGCCTTCGAGCACAAGGACACCGTCCGCATCGGCCGCAGCCACGGCATCCATGCCGAGCCGACCACCATGGGCCTGACCTTCGCCCGCTTCTACGCCGAGATGGCCCGCGGCCGCGAACGGCTGGAACGCGCCCGCGAGGAAGTCGCGACCGGCGCCATCTCGGGCGCGGTCGGCACCTTCGCCAATATCGACCCGGCGGTCGAGGAGCATGTCTGCGCGAAAATGGGCCTGCGCCCCGAGCCGATCTCGACCCAGGTCATCCCGCGCGACCGCCATGCGATGTTCTTCGCCACGCTGGGCGTGATCGCCAGCTCGATCGAGAACATCGCCGTCGAGATCCGCCACATGCAGCGCACCGAGGTGCTCGAGGCCGAGGAATATTTCAGCCCCGGCCAGAAGGGCAGCTCGGCCATGCCGCACAAACGGAACCCGGTGCTGACTGAGAACCTGACCGGCCTGGCCCGGCTGGTGCGCATGGCGGTGGTGCCGGCGATGGAGAACGTGGCGCTCTGGCACGAGCGCGACATCAGCCATTCCTCGGTCGAGCGCGGCATCGCCCCCGATGCGACGATCACCCTGGACTTCGCCCTGAACCGCCTGGCGGGGGTGATCGAAAAGCTGGTGGTCTATCCCGAGAACATGTTGAAGAACATGAACAAGTTCAAGGGTCTGGTCATGTCGCAGCGGGTGCTTCTGGCCCTGACCCAGGCGGGTGTGTCGCGCGAGGACGCCTATCGCCTGGTGCAGCGCAACGCCATGAAGGTCTGGGAACAGGGCGCCGATTTCAAGACCGAGCTGCTGGGCGATGCCGAAGTCACCGCCGCGCTCTCGCCCGCCGAGATCGAGGAGAAGTTCGACCTCGGCTATCACACCAAGCATGTGGACACGATTTTCGCCCGCGTCTTCGGCGGGTCCGGCGCGCGTTAACCGGACCTTCGCCTTTTCCTGCCAGATTGCCCCCAAGGACGGATGAATCGGGGGCAATCCATGGGCGTTCCGGCGATCGGGGGGGCGGGGCTGACCGCCCGGCAGAAGGCGGCGGTGATCGTGCGGCTGGTGCTGGCCGAGGGCGAGGATATCGACCTCGCCCGGCTGCCGCCCGGGCTGCAGACCGACCTGGCCCAGGAAATGGCGCTGATGGGCGTCATCGACCGCGAGACCCGCAACGCCATCGTGGCCGAATTCTGCGACCGGCTGGAAGCGGTGGGCCTGTCCTTTCCCGGCGACATCGACGGCACGCTGGACCTGCTCGACGGCCATCTCTCGCCCGACACCAGCGACCGGCTGCGGCGCATGGCGGCGCTGAACGGCGCCGGCGACCCCTGGGACCGCATCGCCGCGATGGGGCCGGCGCTGCTGGCCGAGCTGGCGCGGACCGAGGCGGTCGAGATCGCGGCGGTGATGTTCTCCAAGCTGCCGGTGCCGCGCGCGGCCGAAGTCTTCGGCCTGCTCGACCCCGCCCTGGCGCGGCGGATCGCCTATGCCATGTCGCTGACCGGCGGCATCGAGGCCGAGGCGCTGCGGCGCATCGGCAAGGCGCTGATCCAGGCCGCCGATGCGGTGCCGCAGCCGCCGCTGCAGGGCAAGGCCGGCGAAAAGGTCGGGGCGATCCTGAACTTCTCGCCCTCGTCCATGCGCGACAGCGTGCTGGCCGGATTGGACGATGACGACGCCGCCTTCGCCGGCGAGGTGCGCAAGACCATCTTCACCTGGGCCCACATCCCCCACCGCATCGACCCGCGCGACATCGCCCGCGTCACGCGCGAGACGGACAATGCCGTGCTGCTCAAGGCGCTGGCCGGCGCCAAGGGGGAGGCACGCGAGACCGTGGAATTCCTGCTGGGCGGCATCTCCTCGCGCCTGGCCGAGTCGATGCGCGAGGAAATGGAAGCACTCGGCAAGATCTCGACCCGCGATGCCGAGGAGGCGATGGACGAGGTGGTCGCCACCATCCGCCGCATGGAGGCCGCGGGCGACCTGTTCCTGATCGCCCCGGAGCTCGAGGAGGACGGGGAGGCGGGCGAGGAGACGCCCGGCTAGACCGGGCGCCGGGACAGGGCCTTGCCTGCAGCGCGGCTCTGCCCTAGCACTCTGGCCGAAGCGCGCGCCCTGGCCGCGCGACGGGCCGCTTGAAGCCGGGCTACGGGAAAGAGGCATGACAAATCAGATCGCCATCGTGCTGGGCCTGCTGATCCTGGGGCTTTTCGTCGCAGACGCCCTGTTCCTGCACTGGGGCATGCCGCTTTTCCTGGGCAAGCAATTCGCCGGGTTGATCGAATATCTCAGTTTCTGGCGCTAGGCTTCGGGGCGGCCCCGCCCCTCTCGATTCGCCGGCAGAACGGCTGGCCTGAAGGCACGGGGCTGGCCGATCTTGGTCGGCGACGGCCCGCATGGGGTCGGGCCCCGCCGGCTTGCGTCGCTAACATGCGATTTTCGGCGCTGTTTCGGTCGCAGCCGGTTTCAGGCATTTGCATTCCCCCGACGATGCGGGCTATTTGCACCGCGAAACTTCATCAGCGGCGGAGGAACCCCCATGGCTGTCAAGGTGGCGATCAACGGCTTTGGTCGTATCGGTCGGAACGTGCTGCGCGCGATCATCGAATCGGGGCGCAATGATATCGAGGTCGTGGCGATCAACGACCTGGGCCCGGTCGAAACCAACGCGCATCTGCTGCGCTACGACTCGGTCCATGGCCGCTTTCCCGCCAAGGTGACGGTCTCGGGCGACTCGATCGACGTCGGCCGCGGCCCGATCAAGGTCACCGCCATCCGCAACCCGGCCGAACTGCCCTGGGGCGATATCGACGTCATCATGGAATGCACCGGCATCTTCACCTCGAAGGACAAGGTGCAGCCGCATCTGTCGACCGGCGCCAAGCGCGTGCTGATCTCGGCCCCCGGCGACAATGCCGACAAGACCATCGTTTTCGGCGTGAACCACGACACGCTGACCAAGGACGACATCGTCGTCTCGAACGCCAGCTGCACCACCAACTGCCTGTCGCCGGTCGCCAAGGTGCTCAATGACAGCATCGGCATCGCCCGCGGCTTCATGACCACCATCCACAGCTATACCGGCGACCAGCCGACGCTGGACACCATGCACAAGGACTTGTACCGCGCCCGCGCCGCGGCGCTGTCGATGATCCCGACCTCGACCGGTGCCGCCAAGGCCGTCGGCCTGGTGCTGCCCGAGCTCAAGGGCCGGCTGGACGGCGTCGCCATCCGCGTGCCGACCCCCAACGTCTCGGTGGTGGACCTGGTGTTCGAAGCCAAGCGCGACACCTCGGTCGAGGAGATCAACGCCGCGATCAAGGCCGCCGCCGACGGCCCGCTCAAGGGCATCCTGGGCTATACCGACGAGCCGCTGGTCTCCTCGGACTTCAACCACGACAGCCACAGCTCGGTCTTCCACATGGACCAGACAAAGGTGATGGAGGGCAAGCTGGTCCGCATCCTCAGCTGGTACGACAACGAATGGGGCTTCTCGAACCGCATGGCCGACACCGCCGTGGCGATGGGCAAGCTGATCTGAACCCATCCCAGCAAGCGATAACGGAAACGCGCCCCAACGGGGCGCGTTTTCCATTCGGGCGCTCCTGACCGAGGCGGGCTATTTCGACAGGCGCCGCACATTCGCCCGGGTGCGCTTGCGATAGGGCCGCAGCGCCGCCGCCATCACCCTGTCGGCGCGCGCGCCGCGCCCTGCCGCGCGCAGCGCGGCATGCAAAGCCTCGGTCGCGGCATCGGCCTTTTCGACCACCATGCGCTGCGGCTCCGAGGCATCCTGTCGCAGGATCCCCATCATGCCGGCGGTGCGCAACGCGATGACCATCTGCGATTCCCAGGCCATGTGGGCCATCTGCTGCCAAAGCAGCAGCGGCGCCTGCATGGCCGAAAAATTCATCATTCCGAAGCCCATTCCGAATTCCCTTCGCACGTCGAGCAGGCAAGCAGGCTGCGCCCATGATACAGGAATGCCAAGCGCTTCTTTGGTACAAGTGATTGCGCTATGGCCTTGATGCCGCACCCGGTATACAGGGGAAATCATGACCAAATCCGTAACGCTCCGACGTCCCGACGACTGGCACCTGCACCTGCGCGACGGCACCATGCTGCAGGCAGTGGCTTCATTTTCCGGCCATTTCGGCCGGGCGATCATCATGCCGAACCTGGTGCCGCCGGTGGTGACCGGGGCGCAGGCCGCAGCCTATCGCGACCGGATCCGCGCCGCCCTGGGCCCGGAAGTGACGTTGCGTCCGTTGATGACGCTCTATCTGACCGAAACCACCGATCCGGCCGATGTGCTGGCCGCCCATGCCCAGGGAATCATCTCGGCGGTCAAGCTCTACCCGGCCGGGGCGACCACCAATTCGGCCTCGGGCGTGCGCGATTTCGACAAGGTTCGCCCGGTATTCGAGGCCATGGCCGGGGCCGGCATCCCGCTGTGCTTCCATGGCGAGGTCACCGATCCGGCGGTGGACATCTTCGACCGCGAGGCGGTGTTCATCGACCGCGTCCTGGATCCGATCCGCCGCGCCACACCCGGCCTACGCGTGGTGATGGAACATATCACCACCGCGGACGGGGTGGATTACGTCGCGGCCAACACCGACATCGGCGCGACCATCACCACCCATCATCTGGTCATCAACCGCAACCATATCCTGGCGGGCGGCATCCGGCCGCATTACTATTGCCTGCCGGTCGCCAAGCGCGAAACCCATCGCCTGGCGCTGCGCAAGGCGGCAACCTCGGGCGATGCGCGCTTCTTCCTCGGCACCGACTCGGCGCCGCACCCGGACCGCGCCAAGGAATCGGCCTGCGGCTGCGCCGGCTGCTTCACCGCGCCGAACACCATGTCGATCCTGGCGCAGGTCTTCGAGGAGGAGGGCGCGCTCGACCGGCTCGAGGCCTTCACCGCGCTGAACGGCGCCGGCTTCTACCGCATGGAGCCGAACCCGGACCGCATCCGGCTGGTGAAACGCGACACGCCCGCCGCCTACCCGACCCATATTCCCGCCGGCGACGAGACCGTCACCGTCTTCGATCCCGGCTTTCCGCTTTACTGGCATGTCGAGGATCCCGCATGACCCTGCCCTTCCCCCCGCGCGAGGAAATCGCCCGCCTGACCGCCCGCATGCTGCTGGAGATCAAGGCGGTGCATTTCAACGCGGCCGAGCCCTATACCTATGCGTCGGGCCTCAAGGGGCCGACCTATATCGACTGCCGCAAGCTGATCTCCTATCCGCGCATCCGCTCGACGCTGATGGATTTCCTGTCGGCCACCGTGCTGCGCGACGCGGGCTTTGACGCCTTCGACAATATTGCCGGCGGCGAAACGGCGGGCATCCCCTTCGCGGCGCTGGTCGCCGAACGGCTGGAACTGCCGATGACCTATGTGCGCAAGAAGCCCAAGGGCTATGGCCGCAATGCCCGTATCGAAGGCGCGATGACCGAGGGCCAGCGCGTGCTGCTGGTCGAGGACCTGACCACCGACGGCGGCTCGAAGCTGAGCTTCGTCGACGCGATCCGCGAGACCGGCGCGACCTGCGGCCATACCGCGGTGATCTTCTATTACGGCATCTTCCCGGAAACCACGCAGCGCCTGGCCGACCATGGCGTGCGGCTGCATCATCTTTGCACCTGGTGGGACGTGCTGGCCGAGGCCAAGGCCCAGGGCTTCTACGACGAGGCGACGCTTTCCGAGGTCGAGAGCTTCCTGACCGATCCGCGCGCCTGGCAGGCGGCGCATCCCTGACCCGGCCCCGGCCTGCGGGCGCCTCGCCCGGCCGCCCGGCCGCAGGGTTTTTGGGCAACGAAGAAGGCGGAGAACCGCGCGTCCTTCTCTGTTGCCCAAATACCCCTGCCGCCCTTGCCACCAATGCAGGCGCGGCATTCTGCCCACAGCTTATCCACAGCATATCCCGATGGACCCCGGGGCGCATAAGGTGGATAACGGCCCCCAGCCGAGTCGAAGGTCGGAGACAAGGGGATGAGCGAGTTGCGCGCCGTCGAAGTCAGGAAACCCGGCGAGATCGCCGAGGCCGTCGCCGGACAGGCGGTGCCGTTCTCGATCGAGGCCGAACAGCAGCTGCTGGGCGCGCTCCTGACCAATAACGAGGTCTATGACCACGTTTCGCGCATCATCAAGGCCGGGCATTTCTACGACCCGGTCCATCGCCGCATCTACGAGATCTGCGCCGAACGCATTGGCCGGAACGCGCTGGCCAGCCCGGTGACGGTCAAGGCCTTCATGGAGCATGACGCCGGCCTGAAGGAACTGGGCGGCCCGGCCTATCTGGCCCGGCTGGCCGGCGCGGCGATTTCGTCCCACGCCGCGCGCGATTACGCGCAGATGATCCGCGAATTCGCCCTGCGGCGCGAACTGATCGGGCTAGGGCAGGACATCGCCTCGCGCGCCTCGACCGTCTCGGTCAGCGATTCCGCCGAGGAGCAGATCAAGGAGGCCGAGCAGGTGCTCTACAAGCTCGGCGAACAGGGCGTGGCCGAGCGCGGCTTCCAGAGCTTCCTGGCCGCCGTCACCGGGGCGCTGAACGCCGCCAATGCCGCCTTCAGCCGCGGCGGCGGCCTTTCCGGCGTCTCGACCGGGCTGGTCGATCTCGACGGCAAGATGGGCGGGCTGAACCGCTCGGACCTGATCATCCTGGCGGGGCGGCCGTCGATGGGCAAGACCTCGCTGGCGACCAACATCGCCTTCAACGTCGCCAAGGTGCATCGGCTGGGCGAATTGCCCGACGGCACGCATGGCACGGTGGCGGGCGGCGTCGTCGGCTTCTTCAGCCTGGAGATGTCGGCCGAACAGCTGGCCGCGCGCATCCTCTCCGAGGCGGCCGAGGTGCCCAGCGAATCGATCCGCCGCGGCGACATGACCGAGGACGAGTTCCGCCGCTTCGTGAAGGCCGCGCATGACCTGCAGAACTGTCCGCTCTATATCGACGACACCCCGGCCTTGCCGATCAACCAGCTGGCGGCGCGGGCGCGCAAGCTCAAGCGCACCATGGGCCTTGACCTGCTGATCGTCGACTACCTGCAGCTGCTGCGCGCCGCCTCGGCCAAGGACAGCCGGGTGAACGAGGTCAGCGAGATCACCCAGGGCCTCAAGGCCGTCGCCAAGGAACTGGACATTCCCGTCATCGCCCTGTCGCAGCTGTCGCGCCAGGTCGAGAGCCGCGAGGACAAGCGCCCGCAGCTGTCCGATCTGCGCGAATCCGGCTCGATCGAACAGGACGCCGATATCGTGATGTTCGTCTTCCGCGAGGAATATTACCGCGAGCGCGAAAAGCCCGCCGACCACGACCTGGACAAGATGGCGGCCTGGCAGCAGATCATGGAGTCCTGCCACGGCAAGGCCGAGATCATCATCGGCAAGCAGCGCCACGGCCCCATCGGCACGGTCGAGCTGTCCTTCGAGGGCCGCTTCACCCGTTTCGGCAATCTCGAGAAGCATCGCAACTGGGACCGCTCCGAATGAACCTGCCGGTGCCGGTTGTCACCGTCGGCCTGCTGATCCTGTCGAACCTGTTCATGACCGTCGCCTGGTATGGGCACCTGAAGTTCAAGGCCGCGCCGCTTCTCGTCGTGATCCTGGTCAGCTGGGGCATCGCCTTCTTCGAATACCTGCTGCAGGTGCCGGCGAACCGTTTCGGCTATGGCCATTTCAGCGCCGCCCAGCTCAAGACCATTCAGGAGGTGATCAGCCTGTCGATCTTCGTGCTGTTCTCCTGGCTCTGGCTGGGCGAGCGGCTGACATGGAATATCGGCCTCGGCTTCGCCTTCATCTGCTTCGGCGCCTTCCTGATCTTTCACCGGTTCGGCGCGGCGGCGCATTGAGGCGAGACTTCATCGCGCAAACAGGCGGTTGCCTTCGCCTGCCGCTCGGGCAATCTAGGCGGCATGACCGCCCTCTCCTCCGCCCCGCGCCGGCCCAGCCTGATCACCCTGGTTTCGATCTCGGCCACGGGCGCGCTGTCCATGAACATCTTCCTGCCCTCGCTGCCCGCGATGGCGCGGGATTTCGGCGTCGAATACGGCTTCATGCAGCTGTCGGTCTCGGCCTTCCTGGCGGTCAGCGCGGTGCTGCAACTGCTTTGCGGCCCGATCAGCGACCGTTTCGGGCGCCGGCCGGTGGTGCTTGGCTCCTTCGCGATCTTCCTGCTGGCGACGCTGGGCACCTTGCTGGCGCCCAATGCCGGCTGGTTCATGGCGTTCCGGCTGCTGCAGGCGGTGGTGACGACCGGCTTCGTCATCAGCCGCGCCGTGGTGCGCGACATCGTCCCGGCCGATCAGGCAGCCAGCATGATCGGCTATGTCACCATGGGCATGTCGCTGGTGCCGATGATCGCGCCGACGCTGGGCGGCGTGCTGGACGAGACGCTGGGCTGGCAGGCCAGCTTCGTTGCCATGGGCCTGGCCGGGCTGGGCGTAATGGCGCTGTGCGCCTGGGATCTTGACGAGACGGCGCGCGGCGGCGGCGTGCCGCTGCGCCAGCAGGTCGCGACCTATCCGGTTCTGGCGCGCTCGCAACGCTTCTGGGGCTATGCGCTGGCCGCGACGCTGAGCGCGGGGTCGTTCTATGCCTATCTGGGCGGCGCGCCCTTCGTCGGGCAGGTGGTGCTGCACCTGACGCCGGCCGAGGTCGGCTACTGGTTCGCCGGTCCCTCGATCGGCTATGCGCTGGGAAATTTCATCTCGGCCCGGTTTTCGACCCGGATCGGCATGAATCGGATGATCCTGGCGGGGGCGGTGATCTGTTCGGCCTTCCTGCTGGCGGCATTGCTGGTCGATCTGGCCGGCGGGCTGACGCCCCTGGTGTTCTTCGGCGCGGTCGGCTTCATGGGCCTGGGCAACGGCATGCTGCTGCCCAATGCCAATGCCGGCATGATGAGCGTGCGGCCGGAACTGGCCGGCACCGCCAGCGGCCTGGGCGGCGCCATGGCGGTAGCGGGCGGCGCGGGGCTGGCGGCTCTGGCCGGGGCACTGCTGCATGACGACAGCGGCGCAGTGCCGCTGTTGGTCATCATGGCCGCCTCGGCCGTCGCCTCGATCCTGTTCATCCTCTGGGTGATGATCCGCGAGCGGCAGCTGATCCGCCGCGGTTGAAGCCCCTTGCCCGAGGGCCTTTGCAAAGCATATCCCTGTCTTTGCAAAAGCAGGAGGTCCAATGGCCACCCAAAAGATCTATGCCGGCGTCGCCTTGCGCGAGACACGCTCGCGCGCCGGGCTGACGCAGCGCACCTTTGCCGACCGGCTGGGCGTCTCGCTGCCCTATCTGTCGCAGATGGAGAACAACCACCGCCCGGTCTCGGCCGGGGTGCTGCTGAAGCTCGCCTCGGAATTCTCGGTCGATCTGGGCGCCATGGCGGTGGGCGATGCCGAGCGCATGGTCATGGACATGGCCGAGGCGCTGGCCGATCCGCTGTTCGACAGCCCGCCGCCGCGCGCCGACCTGCGGCTGGCGGCGACCAACGCGCCGGCGCTGGCCCGCGCCTTCCTCGATCTCTACCGCGCCCATCGCGAGGGGCAGGAGCGGCTGGCCGCGCTGGACGAGGCGCTTGGCGCCGGTGCCCAGAATGCCACCCCCTCGCCCTGGGAGGAGGTGCGCGACTTCTTCCATTACTGCGACAACTACATCGACGCGGTGGACCGCGCGGCCGAACATTTCGCCCGTTCGCGCCCCAACCTGCGACCGCTGGAGCGCGCCATCGCCGGCCTGGCCGAGCGCGGCATCGAGGTGACGCAGGCCGAGTTGGGCAGCGGCGCGGTCTACCTGCGCGAGGACAAGCGCATCACCCTGAACGGGGCGGCCGAGACTGCGACCCAGGCGTTCCAGCTGCTGCACCTGCTGGCGCTGGAAAGCCGCGGCGACCTGCTGGAGGCGACGCTGGAGCTGGCACGGTTCCGCAGCGCCTCGGCCCGCGACATCGCCCGGCTGGGGCTGGCGAACTATTTCGCCGGCGCGGCGATGATGCCCTATGCCCGCTTCCTCGAAGCCGCGCGGGTCGAGCGGCACGACCTGGAGCGGCTGGCGCATCTGTTCGGCGCCTCGCTGGAGCAGGTGGCGCATCGGTTGTCCACCATGCAGCGCGGCGGCGACCGTGGGGTGCCGTTCTTTTTCGTCCGTGTCGACCAGGCCGGCACAATTACCAAGCGCCATTCGGC is a genomic window containing:
- the purB gene encoding adenylosuccinate lyase gives rise to the protein MIPRYARPEMVAIWSPETKFRIWYEIEAHACDAQADLGVIPRENAEAVWKARDVEFDVARIDEIEAVTKHDVIAFLTHLAEHIGAEEARFVHQGMTSSDVLDTTLNVQLVRAADILLADMDKVLAALKKRAFEHKDTVRIGRSHGIHAEPTTMGLTFARFYAEMARGRERLERAREEVATGAISGAVGTFANIDPAVEEHVCAKMGLRPEPISTQVIPRDRHAMFFATLGVIASSIENIAVEIRHMQRTEVLEAEEYFSPGQKGSSAMPHKRNPVLTENLTGLARLVRMAVVPAMENVALWHERDISHSSVERGIAPDATITLDFALNRLAGVIEKLVVYPENMLKNMNKFKGLVMSQRVLLALTQAGVSREDAYRLVQRNAMKVWEQGADFKTELLGDAEVTAALSPAEIEEKFDLGYHTKHVDTIFARVFGGSGAR
- a CDS encoding FliG C-terminal domain-containing protein, translating into MGVPAIGGAGLTARQKAAVIVRLVLAEGEDIDLARLPPGLQTDLAQEMALMGVIDRETRNAIVAEFCDRLEAVGLSFPGDIDGTLDLLDGHLSPDTSDRLRRMAALNGAGDPWDRIAAMGPALLAELARTEAVEIAAVMFSKLPVPRAAEVFGLLDPALARRIAYAMSLTGGIEAEALRRIGKALIQAADAVPQPPLQGKAGEKVGAILNFSPSSMRDSVLAGLDDDDAAFAGEVRKTIFTWAHIPHRIDPRDIARVTRETDNAVLLKALAGAKGEARETVEFLLGGISSRLAESMREEMEALGKISTRDAEEAMDEVVATIRRMEAAGDLFLIAPELEEDGEAGEETPG
- the gap gene encoding type I glyceraldehyde-3-phosphate dehydrogenase; this translates as MAVKVAINGFGRIGRNVLRAIIESGRNDIEVVAINDLGPVETNAHLLRYDSVHGRFPAKVTVSGDSIDVGRGPIKVTAIRNPAELPWGDIDVIMECTGIFTSKDKVQPHLSTGAKRVLISAPGDNADKTIVFGVNHDTLTKDDIVVSNASCTTNCLSPVAKVLNDSIGIARGFMTTIHSYTGDQPTLDTMHKDLYRARAAALSMIPTSTGAAKAVGLVLPELKGRLDGVAIRVPTPNVSVVDLVFEAKRDTSVEEINAAIKAAADGPLKGILGYTDEPLVSSDFNHDSHSSVFHMDQTKVMEGKLVRILSWYDNEWGFSNRMADTAVAMGKLI
- a CDS encoding antibiotic ABC transporter, translating into MMNFSAMQAPLLLWQQMAHMAWESQMVIALRTAGMMGILRQDASEPQRMVVEKADAATEALHAALRAAGRGARADRVMAAALRPYRKRTRANVRRLSK
- the pyrC gene encoding dihydroorotase → MTKSVTLRRPDDWHLHLRDGTMLQAVASFSGHFGRAIIMPNLVPPVVTGAQAAAYRDRIRAALGPEVTLRPLMTLYLTETTDPADVLAAHAQGIISAVKLYPAGATTNSASGVRDFDKVRPVFEAMAGAGIPLCFHGEVTDPAVDIFDREAVFIDRVLDPIRRATPGLRVVMEHITTADGVDYVAANTDIGATITTHHLVINRNHILAGGIRPHYYCLPVAKRETHRLALRKAATSGDARFFLGTDSAPHPDRAKESACGCAGCFTAPNTMSILAQVFEEEGALDRLEAFTALNGAGFYRMEPNPDRIRLVKRDTPAAYPTHIPAGDETVTVFDPGFPLYWHVEDPA
- a CDS encoding orotate phosphoribosyltransferase, whose protein sequence is MTLPFPPREEIARLTARMLLEIKAVHFNAAEPYTYASGLKGPTYIDCRKLISYPRIRSTLMDFLSATVLRDAGFDAFDNIAGGETAGIPFAALVAERLELPMTYVRKKPKGYGRNARIEGAMTEGQRVLLVEDLTTDGGSKLSFVDAIRETGATCGHTAVIFYYGIFPETTQRLADHGVRLHHLCTWWDVLAEAKAQGFYDEATLSEVESFLTDPRAWQAAHP
- a CDS encoding replicative DNA helicase encodes the protein MSELRAVEVRKPGEIAEAVAGQAVPFSIEAEQQLLGALLTNNEVYDHVSRIIKAGHFYDPVHRRIYEICAERIGRNALASPVTVKAFMEHDAGLKELGGPAYLARLAGAAISSHAARDYAQMIREFALRRELIGLGQDIASRASTVSVSDSAEEQIKEAEQVLYKLGEQGVAERGFQSFLAAVTGALNAANAAFSRGGGLSGVSTGLVDLDGKMGGLNRSDLIILAGRPSMGKTSLATNIAFNVAKVHRLGELPDGTHGTVAGGVVGFFSLEMSAEQLAARILSEAAEVPSESIRRGDMTEDEFRRFVKAAHDLQNCPLYIDDTPALPINQLAARARKLKRTMGLDLLIVDYLQLLRAASAKDSRVNEVSEITQGLKAVAKELDIPVIALSQLSRQVESREDKRPQLSDLRESGSIEQDADIVMFVFREEYYREREKPADHDLDKMAAWQQIMESCHGKAEIIIGKQRHGPIGTVELSFEGRFTRFGNLEKHRNWDRSE
- a CDS encoding DMT family protein → MNLPVPVVTVGLLILSNLFMTVAWYGHLKFKAAPLLVVILVSWGIAFFEYLLQVPANRFGYGHFSAAQLKTIQEVISLSIFVLFSWLWLGERLTWNIGLGFAFICFGAFLIFHRFGAAAH
- a CDS encoding multidrug effflux MFS transporter — translated: MTALSSAPRRPSLITLVSISATGALSMNIFLPSLPAMARDFGVEYGFMQLSVSAFLAVSAVLQLLCGPISDRFGRRPVVLGSFAIFLLATLGTLLAPNAGWFMAFRLLQAVVTTGFVISRAVVRDIVPADQAASMIGYVTMGMSLVPMIAPTLGGVLDETLGWQASFVAMGLAGLGVMALCAWDLDETARGGGVPLRQQVATYPVLARSQRFWGYALAATLSAGSFYAYLGGAPFVGQVVLHLTPAEVGYWFAGPSIGYALGNFISARFSTRIGMNRMILAGAVICSAFLLAALLVDLAGGLTPLVFFGAVGFMGLGNGMLLPNANAGMMSVRPELAGTASGLGGAMAVAGGAGLAALAGALLHDDSGAVPLLVIMAASAVASILFILWVMIRERQLIRRG
- a CDS encoding helix-turn-helix transcriptional regulator, whose translation is MATQKIYAGVALRETRSRAGLTQRTFADRLGVSLPYLSQMENNHRPVSAGVLLKLASEFSVDLGAMAVGDAERMVMDMAEALADPLFDSPPPRADLRLAATNAPALARAFLDLYRAHREGQERLAALDEALGAGAQNATPSPWEEVRDFFHYCDNYIDAVDRAAEHFARSRPNLRPLERAIAGLAERGIEVTQAELGSGAVYLREDKRITLNGAAETATQAFQLLHLLALESRGDLLEATLELARFRSASARDIARLGLANYFAGAAMMPYARFLEAARVERHDLERLAHLFGASLEQVAHRLSTMQRGGDRGVPFFFVRVDQAGTITKRHSATRMQFARFGGACPLWNVHQAFETPGRFLRQLAETPDGKRYLLLARDVSKPAGAFGAPVRRFAIGLGCEVSHARDLVYADGLDLGNPQLFEPIGVSCRICPRPNCHQRSVPPVDRHIRIPADRPGPLPYEIA